In Sphingobacterium sp. R2, the genomic stretch ATAATTTCCTTCATTCTATTGGCTATAGGAATAAAGGATAGGCACCATTTAACCATTTGGATTGCACTCCTATTTATTGTGGCACAATTGAATATCGGCATTTTCTCTAAAAGAAGCTCAAAAATTAGAAACGAGAAATAGTTAACTTTTATTCCAAACAACGAGCTCTCGCAGAACTTTAATTGGGAACAAATTAGGGTGTAGATAGGTCCTTTTCAGAAACGGATTTATATCTACTTTTCCTTTCTGACAGCCCTTAATAAAAATTTGGTCAGGAGAGCAAAAATTTTCATCATTTGTTTTGATTAAATAGTCTGCTTTCCTATGTTTTTAAGGATTCAAGATCCTGCTATAACAACAGATATACTTAAAACTTCGAAATTATTTAACTTTTTTAGTTTTAATTTCCACAAATGTGAGTACCAGCGCCCCGATTATCAAATACAGAACTGTTGCAACTATTCTACCGACGGTAAATTCTGTCACTTCATCTCGAAAGTAAACGTCTATAAATTGTTGACTTAGTATAATTACTAACATGATCTGGCAATAGATAAAAAATAACTTTCGGTGTGTTTTCATAAAGATCTATAAGTGGTAACTATTATTCATGTCTACTAAAGCAATAAACTATCCAAAACTAATATTAAAATTAATATCCTCTATTAATAAGACTGCCTATATCCTTTAACTATCACAACTGAAATAACAGATTCATTACATCTATAAAAGATTTACGAAAAACTTCACCTGAAGCAACGAGCAACCAATTAGTATTGACGAAACTTTATAGAGAAAACGTACCATTTACCTTCAATAACATGGATTTTGGGAGCAATTTGCTTTAATTTATCAATAAATTCGGCAGCATTTTCAGGATCGATGAATACATCATCAGCCAAATTATAATGCAGTATTATACCTTTCCTATAGGGTCTCAAAATTGTAGGTCGCATTCTGCCAAACCAATCCACCTTTTCTGTCTCTAATTTACGTACCGACATGATATCCACAGATTTTATACCCCAAATACTCTTTATGAAAAGTTTATTATCTTCAATCCAATAACGTTTATAGAAGAAAGTGAAATACCAAGTTAATGCAAATACGAGAAACATGGGTAACGTGCCCGTATAGAGCCCCTTCTCAATTCCTTCATAAGATATCACTACGATGAATATGATCATGGCAATACCCCAAATATAACTACCAAAGTTTATGTGTGTTTTAAAGACATCTTTCATAACGAATGATTTTTTAATAGATCAATTATTTTTATTCCAAACAGCGAGCTCTCGTCGAATTTTAAGCGGAAATAAACTATATACTTCACGATATTGTTCGAAATCTTCTTTCGTATTAACCTGAATATGATAGATATGAGGAATGACCTCGCTGTCTATATTATCTTTTAAAAAATTTAATTCTTCACGTAACAGAGCTGTTTTAACATTTGGCAACC encodes the following:
- a CDS encoding PH domain-containing protein; translation: MKDVFKTHINFGSYIWGIAMIIFIVVISYEGIEKGLYTGTLPMFLVFALTWYFTFFYKRYWIEDNKLFIKSIWGIKSVDIMSVRKLETEKVDWFGRMRPTILRPYRKGIILHYNLADDVFIDPENAAEFIDKLKQIAPKIHVIEGKWYVFSIKFRQY